From Kiritimatiellales bacterium, a single genomic window includes:
- a CDS encoding glutamine synthetase III — MNPISMYGEKVFSMRVMREHLSEKTVQSLEATIKTGKRLNPGIAAEVAEAMKEWALSKGATHYTHWFQPLTNSTAEKHDSFIVPDGEGSVICKFSGSELIRGEPDASSFPSGGLRATFEARGYTAWDPSSPAFIKDNTLCIPTVFCGYHGEALDKKTPLLRSIKALDQQTRRMAKLFGLEIKQYAGATLGAEQEYFLVNREYYNARLDLQQTGRTLFGCAPAKHQQMEDHYYGTIKTRVMKFMEDLDHELWRLGIPAKTRHNEVAPGQFEIAPVFEELNLAVDHNMLTMGVLHKTAEKHDFVCLLHEKPYAGVNGSGKHNNWSLTGPDGKNWLLPGDNPHENAKFLTVICALIQAVDMYADLLRASVATAGNDHRLGAHEAPPAIISIFLGEQLTDIIMQIENGAASRSKQNGTIHLGIDILPTLPRGNTDRNRTSPFAFTGNKFEFRAVGSNQSCAGCNVTINTIVADALDDICTKLEAEVAAGKEFNKSLQTILSSIIKKHKRILFDGDNYTAAWEKEAAQRGLPNIKTTPEALKAWITPKAVELFSRHNVLTEKELRSRYEIYHAEYEKIIHIEAGVALLMAKTMIIPAVMTAQGELAAQIKAVVSAGGTATGARAALKGICAETEKLYRTVARLEKAAAVKEKIGAMNKVRTAVDALELMVPFEHWPLPTYEEMMFMI, encoded by the coding sequence ATGAATCCGATCAGTATGTATGGCGAAAAAGTGTTCAGTATGCGTGTAATGCGTGAGCACCTTTCCGAAAAAACGGTACAATCGCTGGAAGCGACGATCAAAACCGGCAAGCGGCTGAATCCCGGCATTGCGGCTGAAGTTGCCGAAGCGATGAAAGAGTGGGCGCTTTCCAAAGGCGCAACACACTATACGCACTGGTTTCAGCCGCTCACTAACTCCACCGCCGAAAAACACGATTCATTTATTGTGCCGGACGGTGAAGGTTCCGTGATCTGTAAATTTTCCGGCAGCGAGCTGATTCGGGGCGAACCGGATGCCTCCAGTTTTCCGTCCGGCGGACTGCGCGCAACATTCGAAGCGCGCGGGTATACCGCGTGGGACCCGAGCAGTCCGGCGTTCATTAAAGATAATACACTGTGCATCCCGACGGTGTTTTGCGGTTATCACGGCGAAGCACTTGACAAAAAAACACCGCTGCTGCGCTCTATTAAAGCGCTCGATCAGCAGACGCGCCGCATGGCGAAACTGTTCGGCTTGGAAATTAAACAGTACGCCGGCGCAACGCTCGGGGCGGAGCAGGAATATTTTCTGGTCAATCGCGAATATTATAACGCGCGTCTCGATCTGCAGCAGACCGGCCGTACATTGTTCGGCTGCGCGCCGGCAAAACATCAGCAGATGGAGGATCATTATTACGGCACCATCAAAACCCGTGTAATGAAATTCATGGAGGACCTCGACCACGAGCTGTGGCGGCTGGGCATTCCGGCTAAAACGCGGCATAACGAAGTGGCGCCGGGACAGTTTGAAATCGCACCGGTTTTTGAAGAGCTCAATCTGGCGGTCGATCACAATATGCTCACGATGGGGGTGCTGCACAAGACAGCAGAAAAGCATGATTTTGTCTGCCTGCTGCACGAAAAACCGTATGCCGGCGTGAACGGTTCCGGCAAACACAACAACTGGTCGCTTACCGGACCGGATGGTAAAAACTGGCTGCTGCCCGGCGACAACCCGCATGAAAATGCAAAATTCCTGACCGTTATTTGTGCATTGATTCAAGCGGTGGACATGTATGCGGATTTACTGCGCGCCTCTGTTGCTACGGCCGGCAACGATCATCGTCTCGGTGCGCACGAAGCGCCGCCGGCGATTATCTCCATTTTTCTCGGCGAACAACTTACCGATATTATTATGCAGATTGAAAACGGTGCCGCGAGCCGTTCAAAACAGAACGGCACTATTCATCTCGGCATCGATATCTTGCCGACACTGCCGCGCGGCAATACCGACCGCAACCGCACATCGCCGTTCGCATTCACTGGCAATAAGTTTGAATTCCGTGCCGTCGGCTCGAATCAAAGCTGCGCCGGCTGCAATGTAACCATCAATACCATTGTCGCCGATGCACTGGATGACATCTGTACAAAACTGGAAGCGGAGGTCGCCGCCGGAAAAGAGTTTAACAAATCTCTGCAGACGATTCTTTCGAGCATCATTAAAAAGCATAAACGCATTCTGTTTGACGGTGATAATTATACTGCCGCCTGGGAGAAGGAAGCTGCGCAGCGCGGACTGCCGAATATAAAAACCACTCCGGAAGCGCTCAAAGCGTGGATTACACCTAAAGCGGTGGAGCTCTTTTCCAGACACAATGTGTTAACTGAAAAAGAACTGCGCTCCCGCTACGAAATTTACCATGCCGAGTATGAAAAAATCATTCATATCGAAGCCGGCGTGGCGCTGCTGATGGCCAAAACCATGATCATTCCGGCGGTCATGACCGCACAGGGAGAACTGGCGGCGCAGATTAAAGCCGTTGTTTCTGCCGGCGGAACTGCCACTGGCGCGCGCGCAGCACTTAAAGGCATCTGTGCCGAAACCGAAAAACTCTACCGGACGGTCGCACGGCTCGAAAAAGCCGCCGCCGTAAAAGAAAAAATCGGCGCCATGAACAAAGTCCGCACCGCAGTGGATGCGCTTGAGCTGATGGTGCCGTTTGAACACTGGCCGCTTCCAACCTACGAAGAGATGATGTTTATGATTTGA